The following is a genomic window from Caldicellulosiruptor danielii.
TTTGCAGCCACCAAAATATATGTGGTCGCCGCTGACATATCTTCTAAAATATATTCGAAATCTTTCTCATAAAGCACAGCAACACAGCACGAAGCATCTTCTATAAATTTGCCATATCGGGCTTTTTGAGCAATTTGTCTTTTGATGTTTTCATCTGTTACTATAACAAATTCCCAACCTTCATTTCCTCTTGCAGTAGGTGCAAATCTTGCAGCATCAATTATCTTTTCAATGACTTCCCTGTCAATGATCATATTCTTTTTGTACTTTCTGATACTTCTTCGGGACTTTAAAACTTCTAACATATCCATCGACATCTCAAAATACCTCTCCTTTCTTATTCATCTTTTTTATCACTAAGATTTACCAAATTGTCTAAGTAGCTTTTTAACTTTTTTCTTGCTAAAAGCACCACTTCTTCAAACTTTTTGCCTGTCAAAATCTCAATAGCTTCGTCAATCGTTTTTACTGCCCAGATGTGAAAATTTTCTTTTCTTACTTCTTCTACCACCTCATCACACAATACTAAATTTTTTATATTTTGATGCGGGATTATGACACCCTGTTTACCATTCAATCCTTTTCTTTTACAAATATAGTAAAAACCCTCTATCTTTTTTGTCACGCCACCAACAGGCTGAATCACTCCTTTTTGGTTTATAGAACCAGTTATTGCTATTCCCTGATAGGTAGGCACATCACTCAAGGCTGAAAGAAGAGCACAAAGTTCAGCTGCTGATGCAGAATCACCTTCAATACCAGAATATAGCTGTTCAAAACATATAGTTGCATTTAACGCAAGTGGCATATCTTGGGCAAACAGTTGTGAAATATAGCCTGAGATAATCAAAATACCTTTGCTATGAGTTTTTCCAGACATTTGTACTTCACGTTCAATATTTATTATACCACTTCTTCCGCTACTTGTGGTAACTGTTATTAAAGAAGGTTTACCAAAAACATAGTCCCCAACATCCAAAATTGCAAGAGCATTTATTTGCCCGGGTTTGTAACTATCCACATCAACTAAAATAGTACCTTCTTCAATCATCTGGTTTATCTTTTCTTCATATTTTGCACTTCTGTATTCTTTTTCACAAATTGCTTTGCTCACATGTTCCTTTTTCACCACATTGCACTTTTCCAGTTCAGCCCAGGTGTTAGCTTCTGCCAGTATCTCAACAATTTCATTAAATCGCGTTGAAAGTTTTTCCTGGTTCTCAACAAGTCTGCAGGAATATTCAATTACTTTCTCAACAGCATCCTTGGAAAATGGTAATGCATTTTCTTTTTTACAAAATGAACTAATAAACTGAATCATCTTATAGAGATTATCTTGATTGTAATCCATTTCGCTATCAAAATCAGCTTTAATCTTGAAAAGCTTCTTAAAATCTTCATCGTATGCGTATAAGATGTTATAAATATACTCACTGCCAATTAAAATAACTTTTAAATCAACTGGTATAGGTTCTGGCTTTAAAGAAGGGGTTATAAAAAGTCCATAAATATCTTTTAGATTTTCAATGTATATCTGACCTGTTTTTAGTACTCTTTTTAAAGCTTCCCATGCCTGTGGATAGCTCAGCAAATCTTTTGCCTGAAGGATAAGATATCCTCCGTTCGCTCTGTGAATCGCTCCTGCTTTGATTTTCATGTAGTCAGTAACAAGGATGTTGCCCATCTCACTGTCATATTCAATTTTGCCTATGAGATTGTAATAGGTTGGATTTACTTCATAAACAACAGGCGCACCCTCTAATTCCGAATTATCAACAATAACATTGACCTTGTATTTATCAAGTCTCGACATCTTTTTGTACGAAACAAATTGCAAAGGTAAAGATGTATCCTCCTCTTCTTTATCCAAAAAATCGTCAAGGTTTTCAATTATGTCATCTGTCACACTATCAATATAGTCCAAAATTTTTTTGTTATCTTTATACTTGCTTCTGATTTCATATACATAATGACTTATTGTAAAGACGGCTATCCTCTTTTGGAGTTCTCTTATTCTCTCTTTCAATTCTTTTTCAAGAATCTTTATCTTCTTTAAAACTTCCTGAGTTTCAAGTTGAAGCCTCTTGATCTTTCTTTCTATCTCATCTCTAATAGTCTTTTCTAACTCAGGATATTCCTCTTCTGAAATAGTCCTGCCATTTACAATAGGAATAAAATACACACCACTTGGAGTATACTTTATCTCAAAACCATATTCCCTTGCTTCTTCAGCTAACCTATCTAAAAGCTGGGTCCTTTTTTCCTGGTACTCATTGTAGATATTGTTCTTGTCATTTTCGTATTCCTCACTGTTAAAAACCTTCTTCAAATCATTAATAACAAACTCCAGAAAATTTGCCATATCCTTCTTAAAAACTTTACCCATTCCCTTCGGCAGAGATATTGCAATAGGCGAATCAGGATTGGCAAAATTATAAACATAAACCCAGTCGTTCGGAGTAAGTTTGTTTTTTGCTATCTCCTTTAAATAATTTTCAGCAAAACTTGTCTTACCTGTACCTGTGGGACCACACATGTAAATGTTGTACCCTTTGGTTGTAACGCTCAGCCCAAACTCAAATGCTCTTTTGGCTCTTTCTTGACCTATTATTGTGGTTAGAGGTTCTATTTCGTTTGTGGTGTTAAATTCAAAATTGGATAAATCTACATTCTTTTTTAATTTATCTGGTGTAAGTTTCATAAACTTTTCACTCCATCTTTGTAGTTTTGCTTTAAAAATTTTATACCCATTTTTTCGATATTTATTCTTTTTTATAAAAACAACTTTGTTGTTTGAAAAAGAAAAAGACTGTAAAATAAATGTTATGAACCATTTTAAAACTGGTAACAATTAATAAAATAAAGAATACGAGGAGTTGGTTGCAAATGGGAAACGAAAAGATATATATGATTCCTGTCAATGATGCTTTTTCCATAAATTGTGAATGTGCTTTTTGTTACCTTGAAAATAATTTCGAAAAGCAATGTATTGAAATTGTGCTTGGTGAAAGTGTTATGGAAGTTGATGCAAGGATAGAAACTAACAAAAAAGGGTTTTGCAGGAGGCACTTTTACATGCTACTTGAACAAAAAAATAAGCTTCCTTATGGCCTTATATTGGAAACTCATCTCAATGAGATAAAAAAACATCTTGAAAATCTTATATATTTTAATTTTTCAGAAGAAAGCTCAAAACAAAAAGAAAGGTTTATCAAAAAATTTTTCGGCAATCACAATTTGAAGAAAAACAAATTGACAGATATAATACAATACTTAGAAAACCTCTCTTCCCAGTGCGTTATCTGTGAAAGAATTCAATCAAGGATGAAAAATTATTTTGAAGTATTCTTTTTCATGTGGAAAAACCAGAAAGATTTTCAGCAAAAAGTCCTTTCTTCAAAAGGATTTTGCTTATATCATTTTTATGAACTTTTGAAATACTCCTCAGTTTATTTGTCTGGAAAAGAATTTAAGGATTTTGTCGAAAAAATTTGTAAAATTGAGCTTGACAATCTTTCTCGAATTTATACAAACGTCTGTGACTTCAACAAACAGTTTGATTATAGAAACGCAAATAATATCATTACTGAAGAGATAAGAAACTCGCTTTTGAACGCTACTGAAAAACTCGGAAAATACAAATAAAAGTATTTTTACACCTGTACTCCTTTTGCAATGATGTGAATATACTCCACATTTATTGAAGTATAATATTCTATCTCTTCTTTTATCTTCCTCTGTATTCCTTCAAGCACAGATTTTATGTTGCAACCAAATTTTAGTATAACCTCAATCTTTATATACAACAGATTATTCTTGATAGCAAGGTCAATTGAAAGTATTTTGGCAATATCCTTGCTTTTTTTGAGCACTCTGCGAACATATGCAATCAAGACATTTTCTGAAATAGTATATTCACCCAAATAGCTAAATGTAGGTCTTACTATAGTTTTTTCGGCAACAATATAATCGTTGAGGTTAATTCTTTTAAAAAGCTTTAAAGGATATATCAGCAAACCAGAAAAGTCCTTTTTTATTTCAAAAGTTGGAACAGGTACAACGTGTTTTCCTTCTTTATTTCGCATGGTTATTGCTTTTTTTATCTCAAGGTCGCTCGAAACTTCTCTTATGTCAACAAACCTTTCAATAGTTCCCAATTCTAATCTTTTTGCTATCATCTGTGCCATCTGCTTGGAGGTAGCTAAAATTAAAATAGAATCAATGTTCAAATCTTTTATTGCTTTTTTTACTTCATTTGCATGATCATCTTCCATAAAAAGTGCTCTTCTTACCGAAGCCAAATATGTTGGTTCTTTCTTTGCAGATTTTCCTGCAACAAGCTTTGAGTTGTAAACCAAAATACCGTCGTCTATTATTGCGCTTGTTCCCAGCATCTTTGCAACTACTATTGCCTTATAGCTTTTACCTGAACCACTTGGTCCAACTAAAGCATACACTTTCACAGCCTCACAACCTTTTCAAAAAGTTTTAAAACCTTTCAAAAGATATTTTACTACCAATACCCCTTCTCCACAATAGCCTCCGCAATCAACAGATCTTCTTTTGTGGTTATTTTGAAATTTATGCTACTATTTTCAACTATCTTAGGCTTTATACCCAACCGTTCAATATACTGAAGGTCATCTGTAAACAACTCATTTTTAAACATCTCATATCCTCTATATATTAAATCAAACTTAAAAACTTGAGGGGTTTGTACCAAACATATATTAGACCGTGGCAATGTATTTTGAATGTGACCATCAACTACAAACTTTACAGTATCCTTTGCGAAAATGCCAGGCGCAACTGCAAAATGAATCTCAACCTCAGCTATTAATTTTTCAAGAAGATCTAAAGTAATAAAAGGCCTCGCAGCATCGTGGATTGCAACAATATCACACTCACCTTTTAAAATCTCCAATCCTCTTTTTACAGTGTCTGCTCTCTCTTTCCCCCCATAATCCCAAGAAATCACCTTGCTGAATTTATTTTTTAAACTTTTTGCAATATCTTCAAAACCTTGAGGTACAAGCAACACAACTCCATCAATAAAATGAGACTTTTCAAAGACTTCAAGAGAATATTCAATTATCATCTTACCTTTTAAAAATAAAAATTGTTTGGGGGTATCCCCCCCAAACCTTGTGCCTTTTCCTGCCGCACACAAAATAGCATATGTTTCCACTCTTTTCCCTCCACTTACTCTACATATCAGGGTAGTACATTCTCCATGAGGTCCAGCCACCGCTCATATTCAAACAGTCAAAACCATTTGCTTTTAAAATCAAACATCCGTGGTAAGACCTGAATCCAACCCCACAGTAAACGATAACCTTCTTGTCCTTTGGAAGTTCATTCAGTCTGCTTCTCAGCTCATCTACAGGAATATTTATCGCTCCATTAATATGTCCAAACTCGTATTCTTCTGGTGTTCTTACATCTAATATAAGATACTCTGGATTATCAAGAAGCTCAAATACTTTATCAGGCAAAATATTTTTAACCTCTCCACGTATTATATTAGAAGCTGTCATGCCAGCCATTATAACAGGGTCTTTTGCAGATGAAAATGGCGGAGCATATACGAGATCAAGATTTTCTAAATCAAATACTGTCAAGCCTGCATATATTGCAGTTGCAATAACATCAGCTCTTTTGTCAACTCCTTCTTTCCCAATAACCTGTGCACCATAAATTCTTCCAGTTGTGTTTTCAAAGATAAGTTTTATTGTTAGCTGTTTTCCTCCAGGATAATAACCAGCATGATGAAGAGGATGAACAATGGTCACGTTATAATCAAGTCCTTGGTCTTTACACTCAGATTCGCTAAGCCCAACCTTTGCCAAGGCCCAGTCAAATACCTTGATAATAGAACTTCCTATAACTCCTTTGAATTCCAAATTTCCGCCTGCTGCATTGCACCCAGCAACTCTTCCCTGCTTGTTTGCAGGTCCTGCCAAAGGAATCCATACATTTTTGCCTGTGATAATACTTTTTACTTCAACTGCATCGCCGGCTGCATAAATGTCAGGGTCAGAGGTCTGCATCTTATTATTTACCACAATTCCCCTGTTCACTTCAAGGCCTGCTTCTCTTGCAAGCTCAACATTTGGTATCACACCTGCTGTCTGAAAAACAACATCGCATTCTATCTCTTCGCCATTTGAAAGTTTTAACCTCTTTGCAACCCCGTCAATAACATCTGCATCAACCACAGATACCCCAGTTTTCACATCAACACCTTTTTCTTTTAACGTATATACAACAGGGTTTGTCATCTCTTTGTCAAACTGAGGCAAAATAGAACTTTTTAGTTCAACAATGGTACAATCCACACCCAGAAAATTTAGCTGCTCAGCAAGTTCCATACCAATATAGCCAGCTCCAATTACAACTGCTTTTTTTACTGGAGCTGCAGAGAAAGCCTCTTTTATTTTATCAACATCATAGAGCGTAAAACATGTGAAAGAGTTTTTGCAATCTTTTAAAAAAGGCAAAACAAAAGGTCTTGCACCTGTTGCAATGATAAGTTTGTCATAACTTTCTTCATATGTTGTATTATTTCTTTTGTCTAAAACGGTCACAGTTTTATTACTTCTGTTAATTTTTGTAACCTGGGATAACGTGCGAATATCAATGTTATATCTTTTTCTGAATAGCTCTTCTCTTACAACAAGCAAGCTATCTCTTTTTGGAATTGTTCCACCAACATAGTACGGAAGACCGCAGTTTGCAAATGATACATATTCTCCCTGCTCAAGCAGTACAATTTGAGCATTTTCGTTTGTTCTTCTGGCTTTTGTGGCTGCAGATGCCCCAGCTGCAACTCCACCGATTATCACAATTTTCATTTGTTTGTCATTCCCCTTTCTATCAGTTATTTTAAATTTTATATGTCATTTCTTTATCAAATTATCTTCCCATTTCATTTTATCACTTTAGATATTTTTTGCAAATAAATTATGAAACAAAGATGGAAATAATGAACAGATTATGATGATTCCCCATTCAAGACTTTTCAAGGAACTCACTTCAAATACTATACCCAGCTGTGGTATATATATTACCAGTAAAAATAATACAAATGATGAAATTACAGCAATCAAAAGGTATATGTTTCCGAACAACATTGATAATACATTCCTTTTATTTGTCGAACACTCAAAGGCAAAAATGAGCTGAGATATTACAAGTGTAGCAAAAGCAACTGTTCTTGACGTTTTAAGTTCATAGCCTTTAAAAAGAGGTAAGTAAAACGACAAGGTTGCAAATATACCGATTAAAAGCCCTCTTAGCATTATTTCATGCTTAAGTCCACCTGCAAAAAGGCTTTCTTTTTTGGGTCTTGGCTTTCTCTTCATTAAGTCTTCATCACCTTTGGAAAGAGAAAGGGCTGCTGCAGGAAGACCATCTGTCACAAGATTTACCCACAGAATTTGCATGGGTAAGAGTGCAATTGGCAAATTTAATATTGAGGTAAAAAGCATTATCATTACCTCACCTATATTACAAGCAAGAAGATATTTAACAAACTTTTTTATATTGTCATATACAATTCTTCCCTCTTCAATAGCATGGACAATCGTAGAATAATTATCATCAAGTAATACCATTGAAGCAGCTTCTTTTGTAACGTCACTTCCACTTATCCCCATGGCAATACCAATATCTGCTTCTTTGATTGCTGGTGCATCATTTACTCCATCACCTGTCATGGCAACAATGTTCCCTTTTCTTTTTAAAAGTCTTACAATTTTTAGTTTGCAAAGCGGGTCTACCCTTGCAAATACCGAAATATTGTCAATATTCTTTTCTATAAACTTCTCATCCTTTTCAAGTTCTTCGCCTGTGACCACCTCTTCAAAGCTTTCTGCAATTCCAAGTTCCCTTGCTATTGCAAACGCTGTAAGCTTATGGTCACCCGTTATCATAACTGTTTTAACTCCAGCCTTCCTTGCCTTGCTAATTGCCAGCTTGACACCTCTTTTGGGTGGGTCTATCATTCCAATAAGTCCTAAAAAAATCATATCATCTACATCTTGTGAATTAAATTTCATGCACATAAGCAAAACCCTCAATGCTGCACTGCACATCAGTTCATTTTTCTTGGCAATTATCCTCTTTTCATAGGAGGTAAGTTCTTTAATTGTCCCATCTTGACACATATAAAACTTGCATCTTCCAATTAAGCTTTCATATGCACCCTTGACAAATAAAATACTGCTATCACTATATTTTACTGTCACACCCATATACCTTTTGTTAGAGTCAAAAGGTATTTCTGCAACTTTTACTTCTCTTCTTATATATTCTTTATATTTTTTTGCCAAAACCAAAAGTGCTATTTCAGTTGGATCACCACTTGTTTTTAAGTCATTTTTGATTTTTTCCAATTCTGCATTGTTACAGTTAACAGCACACATCATTATGTAATCAAGAAGCTGATTCTTCAAAATTCGGCCGTTTAAAAGAATCCTTCCTTTCAAATCATACCCTGTCCCTTCAACTTCAATGCTTAAATCAACTGTCTCTATCCTTTTTACAGTCATCTTGTTCTCAGTCAAAGTCCCTGTTTTGTCAGAACAAATAACGTTCACACACCCCAAGGTCTCAACTGAAGAAAGTTTTCTAACAAGAGCATTTTTCTTTGCCATACGTTGAACACCTATCGCCAAGGTAATTGTTACAACAGCAGGAAGCCCTTCAGGAATTGCAGCAACTGCCAAACTTATTCCTATCATAAACATGTCATAGATATTTTGTTTTCTAATTATTCCCAATATTACTATTACACTGCATATAGTAATACAAATTGCTGCAAGTATTTTACCAAGCTGGTTTAATCTGACTTGCAAAGGTGTTTTAGTCTCCTGTGTTTCTCCCAGTACCTTTGCTATTCGTCCCATTTTGGTGTTAAGCCCTATTGATGTAACCTTCATCAAACCTTTTCCTTTGACTACGTACGTACCCATATAAAGTTCATTTTTACTGTGAACATCCTTGTCCACAGCTATAGACTCACCTGTTAAGATAGACTCGTCAACCTTCAGTGAATATCCTTCGACTAATACTCCATCTGCTGGAATTCTGTCTCCTTCTTCAATTACTACAATGTCTCCTACTGTTACATATTTTGCTTCAATTACTTCTAATTTTCGGTCTCTAATGACTTTTGCTTTGTAGGAAATATAGTTTTTTAATGATTCCAAAGCTCTTTCAGCTTTGTATTCCTGAATAAACCCCAACGTACCGTTTAAAATTATAAGGAAAAAGATAACAATAGCATCTAAAAATTCGCCAAGTAAAAATGATAAAGCTGTAGATACAGCCAAAATCAAAACCAGAATATCTTTGAACTGGTTTAAAAATATTGAAAGTGATTTCTTTCCTTTTTCAATCTCTATCTCATTCATACCAAATCTCTTCAAATTCTCTTCAGCTTCTTTGAAAGAAAGCCCTTTTTCAAAGCTTTTTAGATTGTTCACCATCGCGGTTTTATTATCCTCGACCGGATATCTATAAACAATATTATTAAAAAGCTTAATGTTTTATGAAGGACAAATAAAAGCTTAAAAAAGTGAGCTAAATATTAAAATTCTTATATTTATTTTCACATAAAACAGGTTTATAATGTATTAAAGTAGCCAGCAAATGAAAATTTAAATTCGGAAGGGTGCTTCTTACGTGGACAATTTAAAAAGATTATCACCATATTTTCGAAAATATAAAAAATTTTTAATCCTCGGCTTTGCTCTCATTTGCATATCAATAACTCTCGGAATGGTAAATCCATATATCTCTAAACTGATAATTGACCAAGTAATTTCAAAGAAAAAGTATCACTTTCTTTTACCATTTGTCATAATAATGCTCAGTGTAAGCATAGTGCGAGGCCTTATAAGATATGGTCACTCCTACTTATTTGAAACCGTATCCCAGAATATACTGTATGAACTTAGAGAAACACTTTATAATTTTTTGCAAAGACAGACCTACGAATTTTATGACAAAACTCGAACAGGAGAAATCATGGCACGCATGACAGGTGACTTGGAAGGAATTAGAATGTTTTTCTCTACTGCCTTAGCTTTGCTTGCTGAAAATATTTTGAACTTTTCGATATCCCTTACCATAATGTTTATTCTAAATGTAAAGCTCACAGTTGCTCTACTTCTCTCAACACCTATATTGCTAATTTTGGTTTATATTTTTGACAGAACTATAAGACCAGAATTTATTAAGATACGAGAAAAATATTCAAAACTCAATACAGCAACCCAGGAAAATATTACAGGTATCAGAGTTGTAAAGGCTTTCTCACAAGAAAATTTTGAGATAGAGAAATTTTCGTCTGCCAATAGCGAATATAAAGAACAAAATATAACGGTGGGACTTATCTGGGGCAAATTCTTTCCTATGATTGAAGCGGTAACATCTTTACTTGTTCTGATTATTTTCGCGCTGGGCGGTTTTATGGTAATTAAAAATTCAATCACAATTGGAACACTTATGGCTTTTCAGGGATATCTTTGGGCTATAATTTGGCCTTTGAGGTCCTTGGGATGGATTATAAGCATGGTGGAAAGAGCAAACGCTTCTTGCGAAAGAGTATTTGGATTGCTCAGCACACCTGTCAAAATCAAAGGAAAACCAACTCCATTTGAAGTTAAAGAAGGGTACGTAAGATTTGAAAAGGTGTATTTCAAACACTCTGGAAATCTTGTGTTAGAAAATATCAATTTTGAAGTAAAACCTAAAATGAAGGTTGCCATAATGGGACCAACAGGTTCAGGAAAATCTTCTGTGGTAAATCTTATACCTCGTTTTTATGACGTCTCAAGCGGAAGAGTACTAATAGATGAAATAGATGTGAGGGATTACGATCTTAAAAAGCTCAGAAGCGCAATCTCTGTAATTCCTCAAGAGACATTTCTATTTTCTGACACTATCGCAAACAACATAGCGTATGGTGTGGAAAATGCTTCTT
Proteins encoded in this region:
- a CDS encoding nitroreductase family protein, which codes for MSMDMLEVLKSRRSIRKYKKNMIIDREVIEKIIDAARFAPTARGNEGWEFVIVTDENIKRQIAQKARYGKFIEDASCCVAVLYEKDFEYILEDMSAATTYILVAAKALGLGSCWVASYKKEHSEDVKKLLNVPDNLELCALIAIGYADEEPLRNKKSLSSILHWNKYQRK
- the ispD gene encoding 2-C-methyl-D-erythritol 4-phosphate cytidylyltransferase; the encoded protein is METYAILCAAGKGTRFGGDTPKQFLFLKGKMIIEYSLEVFEKSHFIDGVVLLVPQGFEDIAKSLKNKFSKVISWDYGGKERADTVKRGLEILKGECDIVAIHDAARPFITLDLLEKLIAEVEIHFAVAPGIFAKDTVKFVVDGHIQNTLPRSNICLVQTPQVFKFDLIYRGYEMFKNELFTDDLQYIERLGIKPKIVENSSINFKITTKEDLLIAEAIVEKGYW
- a CDS encoding ABC transporter ATP-binding protein: MDNLKRLSPYFRKYKKFLILGFALICISITLGMVNPYISKLIIDQVISKKKYHFLLPFVIIMLSVSIVRGLIRYGHSYLFETVSQNILYELRETLYNFLQRQTYEFYDKTRTGEIMARMTGDLEGIRMFFSTALALLAENILNFSISLTIMFILNVKLTVALLLSTPILLILVYIFDRTIRPEFIKIREKYSKLNTATQENITGIRVVKAFSQENFEIEKFSSANSEYKEQNITVGLIWGKFFPMIEAVTSLLVLIIFALGGFMVIKNSITIGTLMAFQGYLWAIIWPLRSLGWIISMVERANASCERVFGLLSTPVKIKGKPTPFEVKEGYVRFEKVYFKHSGNLVLENINFEVKPKMKVAIMGPTGSGKSSVVNLIPRFYDVSSGRVLIDEIDVRDYDLKKLRSAISVIPQETFLFSDTIANNIAYGVENASLEDIINAAKLAQAHEFIIQFPDGYDTLVGERGIGLSGGQKQRIAIARALLKKPKILILDDATSAVDMETEYLISKALEEYFKDCTVFIIAHRISMVKDCDLILYLENGKIVEKGTHSELLAIKGRYYNIFVQQYKDILSSQKEGDRL
- a CDS encoding Asp23/Gls24 family envelope stress response protein is translated as MYALVGPSGSGKSYKAIVVAKMLGTSAIIDDGILVYNSKLVAGKSAKKEPTYLASVRRALFMEDDHANEVKKAIKDLNIDSILILATSKQMAQMIAKRLELGTIERFVDIREVSSDLEIKKAITMRNKEGKHVVPVPTFEIKKDFSGLLIYPLKLFKRINLNDYIVAEKTIVRPTFSYLGEYTISENVLIAYVRRVLKKSKDIAKILSIDLAIKNNLLYIKIEVILKFGCNIKSVLEGIQRKIKEEIEYYTSINVEYIHIIAKGVQV
- a CDS encoding cation-translocating P-type ATPase: MVNNLKSFEKGLSFKEAEENLKRFGMNEIEIEKGKKSLSIFLNQFKDILVLILAVSTALSFLLGEFLDAIVIFFLIILNGTLGFIQEYKAERALESLKNYISYKAKVIRDRKLEVIEAKYVTVGDIVVIEEGDRIPADGVLVEGYSLKVDESILTGESIAVDKDVHSKNELYMGTYVVKGKGLMKVTSIGLNTKMGRIAKVLGETQETKTPLQVRLNQLGKILAAICITICSVIVILGIIRKQNIYDMFMIGISLAVAAIPEGLPAVVTITLAIGVQRMAKKNALVRKLSSVETLGCVNVICSDKTGTLTENKMTVKRIETVDLSIEVEGTGYDLKGRILLNGRILKNQLLDYIMMCAVNCNNAELEKIKNDLKTSGDPTEIALLVLAKKYKEYIRREVKVAEIPFDSNKRYMGVTVKYSDSSILFVKGAYESLIGRCKFYMCQDGTIKELTSYEKRIIAKKNELMCSAALRVLLMCMKFNSQDVDDMIFLGLIGMIDPPKRGVKLAISKARKAGVKTVMITGDHKLTAFAIARELGIAESFEEVVTGEELEKDEKFIEKNIDNISVFARVDPLCKLKIVRLLKRKGNIVAMTGDGVNDAPAIKEADIGIAMGISGSDVTKEAASMVLLDDNYSTIVHAIEEGRIVYDNIKKFVKYLLACNIGEVMIMLFTSILNLPIALLPMQILWVNLVTDGLPAAALSLSKGDEDLMKRKPRPKKESLFAGGLKHEIMLRGLLIGIFATLSFYLPLFKGYELKTSRTVAFATLVISQLIFAFECSTNKRNVLSMLFGNIYLLIAVISSFVLFLLVIYIPQLGIVFEVSSLKSLEWGIIIICSLFPSLFHNLFAKNI
- a CDS encoding ATP-binding protein is translated as MKLTPDKLKKNVDLSNFEFNTTNEIEPLTTIIGQERAKRAFEFGLSVTTKGYNIYMCGPTGTGKTSFAENYLKEIAKNKLTPNDWVYVYNFANPDSPIAISLPKGMGKVFKKDMANFLEFVINDLKKVFNSEEYENDKNNIYNEYQEKRTQLLDRLAEEAREYGFEIKYTPSGVYFIPIVNGRTISEEEYPELEKTIRDEIERKIKRLQLETQEVLKKIKILEKELKERIRELQKRIAVFTISHYVYEIRSKYKDNKKILDYIDSVTDDIIENLDDFLDKEEEDTSLPLQFVSYKKMSRLDKYKVNVIVDNSELEGAPVVYEVNPTYYNLIGKIEYDSEMGNILVTDYMKIKAGAIHRANGGYLILQAKDLLSYPQAWEALKRVLKTGQIYIENLKDIYGLFITPSLKPEPIPVDLKVILIGSEYIYNILYAYDEDFKKLFKIKADFDSEMDYNQDNLYKMIQFISSFCKKENALPFSKDAVEKVIEYSCRLVENQEKLSTRFNEIVEILAEANTWAELEKCNVVKKEHVSKAICEKEYRSAKYEEKINQMIEEGTILVDVDSYKPGQINALAILDVGDYVFGKPSLITVTTSSGRSGIINIEREVQMSGKTHSKGILIISGYISQLFAQDMPLALNATICFEQLYSGIEGDSASAAELCALLSALSDVPTYQGIAITGSINQKGVIQPVGGVTKKIEGFYYICKRKGLNGKQGVIIPHQNIKNLVLCDEVVEEVRKENFHIWAVKTIDEAIEILTGKKFEEVVLLARKKLKSYLDNLVNLSDKKDE
- a CDS encoding DUF6062 family protein produces the protein MGNEKIYMIPVNDAFSINCECAFCYLENNFEKQCIEIVLGESVMEVDARIETNKKGFCRRHFYMLLEQKNKLPYGLILETHLNEIKKHLENLIYFNFSEESSKQKERFIKKFFGNHNLKKNKLTDIIQYLENLSSQCVICERIQSRMKNYFEVFFFMWKNQKDFQQKVLSSKGFCLYHFYELLKYSSVYLSGKEFKDFVEKICKIELDNLSRIYTNVCDFNKQFDYRNANNIITEEIRNSLLNATEKLGKYK
- a CDS encoding FAD-dependent oxidoreductase, which translates into the protein MKIVIIGGVAAGASAATKARRTNENAQIVLLEQGEYVSFANCGLPYYVGGTIPKRDSLLVVREELFRKRYNIDIRTLSQVTKINRSNKTVTVLDKRNNTTYEESYDKLIIATGARPFVLPFLKDCKNSFTCFTLYDVDKIKEAFSAAPVKKAVVIGAGYIGMELAEQLNFLGVDCTIVELKSSILPQFDKEMTNPVVYTLKEKGVDVKTGVSVVDADVIDGVAKRLKLSNGEEIECDVVFQTAGVIPNVELAREAGLEVNRGIVVNNKMQTSDPDIYAAGDAVEVKSIITGKNVWIPLAGPANKQGRVAGCNAAGGNLEFKGVIGSSIIKVFDWALAKVGLSESECKDQGLDYNVTIVHPLHHAGYYPGGKQLTIKLIFENTTGRIYGAQVIGKEGVDKRADVIATAIYAGLTVFDLENLDLVYAPPFSSAKDPVIMAGMTASNIIRGEVKNILPDKVFELLDNPEYLILDVRTPEEYEFGHINGAINIPVDELRSRLNELPKDKKVIVYCGVGFRSYHGCLILKANGFDCLNMSGGWTSWRMYYPDM